One uncultured Pseudodesulfovibrio sp. genomic window carries:
- a CDS encoding tripartite tricarboxylate transporter substrate binding protein gives MRKLVMMCVMALLVAAVAPAYAEYPEKAVQVVVPWKPGGGSDISARIITDQMKDLLPEPLIVSNIDGAAGLNGAMQVSKARPDGYTVLWEHPGNLTVAPMVTKAKFRWTDFEPVGVAAKGSTALIVRGDSPFKTAQEAIDAIKANPGKYRWALALNAVSHFTFLNISHATGGLKAMFIPANGDKGRIVSLLGNNSDITTVGFASVQPYLKSGDLRVLAMVNTERSPFAPEIPTLKEVGINASYDFLYSIFAPKGTPQENIQILSDAFKKALEKPATIAALKEQCLVPFFRTPEETRALWQGESDLYTDLAKENGLIK, from the coding sequence ATGCGTAAGTTAGTTATGATGTGCGTAATGGCGCTGCTGGTGGCTGCGGTCGCCCCGGCCTATGCTGAATACCCCGAAAAAGCGGTCCAGGTCGTCGTGCCCTGGAAGCCGGGCGGAGGCAGCGATATCTCCGCCAGGATCATCACCGATCAGATGAAGGACCTGCTGCCTGAACCCCTGATCGTGTCCAACATCGACGGTGCGGCCGGGCTCAACGGTGCCATGCAGGTTTCCAAGGCCCGTCCCGACGGGTACACCGTGCTCTGGGAGCACCCGGGCAACCTGACCGTGGCCCCCATGGTCACCAAGGCCAAGTTCCGCTGGACCGACTTCGAGCCGGTGGGCGTTGCGGCCAAGGGTAGCACCGCGCTCATCGTGCGCGGCGACAGCCCGTTCAAGACCGCCCAGGAAGCCATCGACGCCATCAAGGCCAATCCCGGCAAATACCGCTGGGCGCTGGCTCTCAATGCCGTTTCCCACTTCACCTTCCTGAACATCAGCCACGCCACCGGCGGACTCAAGGCCATGTTCATCCCGGCCAACGGTGACAAGGGCCGCATTGTCTCCCTGCTGGGCAACAACAGCGACATCACCACCGTCGGTTTCGCCTCGGTTCAGCCGTACCTCAAGTCCGGCGACCTGCGCGTGCTGGCCATGGTCAACACCGAGCGTTCGCCCTTCGCCCCCGAGATTCCGACCCTCAAGGAAGTGGGCATCAACGCTTCTTACGACTTCCTGTACTCCATCTTCGCTCCCAAGGGGACTCCTCAGGAGAACATCCAGATCCTGAGCGACGCCTTCAAGAAGGCCCTGGAAAAGCCAGCCACCATTGCCGCACTCAAGGAGCAGTGCCTGGTGCCCTTCTTCAGGACCCCGGAAGAGACCCGTGCCCTGTGGCAGGGTGAATCCGACCTGTACACGGATCTGGCCAAGGAAAACGGTCTGATTAAGTAA
- a CDS encoding hydrogenase iron-sulfur subunit: protein MSVNEGKELRIIGFLCNWCSYAGADTAGVGRFAQPTDLRIVRLPCTGRINPLFVVRAFMNGADGVLVSGCHPRDCHYSEGNFYARRRLEVLKALLPVIGVDPGRFEYTWVSASEGQRWRSVVTSFTEQVHALGPMPSFKSGTSLDMCLRQMDQNQVL, encoded by the coding sequence ATGTCTGTAAACGAAGGAAAGGAACTGCGGATCATCGGATTCCTTTGCAACTGGTGCTCTTATGCGGGCGCCGATACCGCCGGCGTGGGCCGGTTCGCCCAGCCCACCGACCTGCGCATCGTCAGGTTGCCCTGCACCGGCCGCATCAACCCGCTGTTCGTGGTCCGCGCATTCATGAACGGGGCCGACGGCGTGCTCGTCTCCGGCTGTCATCCGAGGGACTGCCACTACTCCGAAGGCAACTTCTACGCCCGCAGGCGGCTCGAGGTCCTCAAGGCCCTGCTGCCCGTCATCGGCGTCGATCCCGGTCGCTTCGAATACACCTGGGTCTCGGCTTCCGAGGGTCAGCGTTGGCGGTCGGTTGTCACCAGCTTCACCGAGCAGGTGCACGCGCTGGGGCCCATGCCCAGCTTCAAGTCCGGGACCAGCCTGGACATGTGCCTGCGCCAGATGGACCAGAACCAGGTTCTTTAA
- a CDS encoding alpha-hydroxy-acid oxidizing protein — protein MKEIRDNARQMMKKFCRVCKVCDGRACAGEIPGMGGLGTGASFKNNVNALADLYLNMHLVHGITEPDTAFTLLGLPLSLPVLAAPIGGVAVNMDFGVSEEDYNLAVVEGCLDAGTLACTGDGVPPVIHESGLAALTRFEGHGIPFIKPWEGAELEEKLEKARDTGCKVLGMDLDAAGLLTLRRRGRPVAPRTPEQLADIFAKVHAWGIKFILKGLMSPLDASLAVEAGADAVVVSNHGGRALDHTPGTAKVLPGIVKAVAGRVPVLADGGVRDGGDVLKMLALGADCVLIGRPVAVAAVGGGKDGVARYFDLLGDQLRQAMIMTGTANVREVSSSVLFDPTV, from the coding sequence ATGAAAGAGATCCGCGACAACGCCCGTCAAATGATGAAGAAGTTCTGCCGAGTCTGTAAAGTTTGCGACGGACGAGCCTGTGCCGGTGAGATTCCGGGCATGGGCGGGCTGGGCACCGGGGCGTCCTTCAAGAATAATGTCAACGCCCTGGCCGACCTGTACCTGAACATGCATCTGGTTCACGGCATCACCGAACCGGACACGGCCTTCACCCTGCTGGGTCTGCCCCTGAGCCTCCCGGTTTTGGCAGCTCCCATTGGCGGCGTGGCCGTGAACATGGACTTCGGGGTCAGCGAGGAAGACTATAACCTGGCCGTGGTCGAAGGCTGCCTTGACGCCGGCACGCTGGCCTGCACCGGCGACGGCGTTCCTCCGGTCATCCACGAATCCGGACTGGCCGCCCTGACCCGTTTCGAGGGTCATGGCATCCCCTTCATCAAGCCCTGGGAAGGCGCCGAACTGGAGGAAAAACTCGAGAAGGCCCGAGACACAGGCTGCAAGGTTCTGGGCATGGACCTCGACGCGGCAGGGCTGCTGACCCTGCGCCGCCGCGGCCGCCCTGTGGCACCGCGCACCCCGGAACAGCTTGCGGACATCTTTGCCAAGGTCCACGCCTGGGGCATCAAGTTCATCCTCAAGGGGCTCATGTCCCCTCTGGACGCTTCTCTGGCCGTTGAGGCAGGAGCCGACGCGGTGGTCGTCTCCAACCATGGAGGACGCGCCCTGGACCACACCCCGGGTACGGCCAAGGTGCTGCCCGGGATCGTCAAGGCTGTGGCCGGGCGGGTTCCGGTCCTGGCCGACGGTGGCGTTCGCGACGGCGGCGATGTCCTGAAGATGCTCGCCCTGGGCGCGGACTGCGTGCTCATCGGACGCCCCGTGGCCGTCGCCGCAGTGGGCGGCGGCAAAGACGGAGTGGCCCGCTACTTCGACCTACTCGGTGACCAGCTGCGCCAGGCCATGATCATGACCGGCACGGCCAACGTCCGCGAGGTTTCCAGCTCCGTGCTGTTCGATCCGACCGTTTGA
- a CDS encoding molybdopterin-binding protein, which translates to MKVIPVADAVGMVLCHDMSGITPDVDMEHTFCRGHVVTEKDVPILLRTGAEHLFVLDMPPGHIHRDKAAMRIAKAAAGPGLTLAALSEGRVNMRADPGLLAINVEALYEINSIEGIALATMHDGMPIAAPRGVAGTCIAPLIVDEAKVEQAEAICEAYSPIIQIRPLQPRSVAIITSDNDLFHAQSREQSGPALSRKIEILGSRTVGQAAVSSDAAATRDAILKFVVEGADMVMIADGMFDDPGAPAIAGIRATGAEVISYGSPIFPGAMFLLAYLGDIPILGLPDNALIPRTSVFDLLVPRLLAGERITRPNIISMGHGGFCAECDTCRYPLCSFGKHD; encoded by the coding sequence ATGAAGGTGATTCCGGTTGCAGACGCAGTGGGTATGGTGCTCTGTCACGACATGTCGGGCATAACCCCCGATGTGGACATGGAACACACCTTTTGCCGGGGGCATGTTGTCACGGAAAAGGACGTCCCCATCCTGCTTCGGACCGGCGCGGAGCACCTCTTCGTCCTGGACATGCCGCCGGGGCACATTCACAGGGACAAGGCCGCCATGCGTATCGCAAAGGCTGCGGCCGGCCCCGGCCTGACTCTGGCGGCCCTTTCCGAGGGCCGCGTGAACATGCGGGCCGATCCCGGCTTGCTCGCCATCAACGTGGAAGCTCTCTACGAAATCAATTCCATCGAGGGAATCGCGCTGGCTACGATGCACGACGGCATGCCCATTGCCGCCCCGCGCGGTGTGGCCGGAACCTGCATAGCCCCGCTGATCGTGGACGAAGCCAAGGTCGAGCAGGCCGAGGCCATCTGCGAAGCCTACTCCCCGATCATCCAGATTCGCCCCCTCCAGCCCAGATCTGTGGCCATCATCACATCCGACAATGATCTTTTTCACGCTCAATCCCGGGAACAGAGCGGCCCGGCGCTGAGCAGGAAAATCGAAATCCTCGGTTCAAGGACCGTTGGTCAGGCCGCTGTAAGCAGCGACGCCGCGGCCACCCGCGACGCCATCCTCAAATTCGTCGTCGAAGGCGCGGACATGGTCATGATCGCCGACGGCATGTTCGATGACCCGGGAGCTCCGGCCATCGCAGGCATACGGGCCACGGGAGCCGAAGTGATTTCCTACGGATCACCCATCTTTCCGGGGGCCATGTTTCTGCTCGCCTACCTCGGCGACATTCCCATACTCGGACTGCCCGACAACGCTCTGATCCCCCGAACTTCGGTCTTCGATCTGTTGGTTCCCCGGCTTCTGGCTGGAGAGCGGATCACCCGCCCGAACATCATCTCCATGGGGCATGGCGGGTTCTGCGCCGAGTGCGATACCTGCCGCTACCCGCTCTGCTCTTTCGGCAAACACGACTGA
- a CDS encoding UxaA family hydrolase has product MKFLGYVRPDGSTGIRNHTLIMANGRGAATLAAMVSKLVSGTQLFIQPNENGRDGDDRKTIARTMIGLAKNANVGAVLIVGNKPDAGYPEFSFENFVGEIAKCGKPMDTVFMKDCGGFQEALGLAVRKARNLVQKASETPRTEVGFGQLNMAVKCGYSDATSGMSGNPVVGHLFDALVDDGGRCMFAETTEVIGAEHIVAKRFPDEKERIKFLQAVERVEEEARSTGEDIRTINPIPANIQAGLTTLEEKSLGAIVKSGTRPIQGCVKYGEVPEGRGLYYMDSWMSSTALFLGFAAAGSVLNIFQVGGGWFPDDAMMPTVNTGLITPTLYMTGNPRTWEKAWREMDFNSGTVITEKEPIADAGERLVNEVLAFASGRLTKGETLDIRDNIEVYLRGPGL; this is encoded by the coding sequence ATGAAGTTTCTCGGTTATGTCAGGCCGGACGGTTCTACCGGTATCCGCAACCACACTCTGATCATGGCCAACGGCCGCGGCGCCGCCACTCTGGCCGCCATGGTGTCCAAGCTCGTCAGCGGCACCCAGCTGTTCATCCAGCCCAACGAAAACGGCCGCGACGGCGACGACCGCAAGACCATCGCCCGGACCATGATCGGTCTGGCCAAAAACGCCAACGTGGGCGCCGTGCTCATCGTCGGCAACAAGCCCGACGCCGGGTACCCCGAATTCTCCTTCGAAAACTTCGTGGGCGAGATCGCCAAGTGCGGCAAGCCCATGGACACCGTGTTCATGAAGGATTGCGGCGGCTTCCAGGAAGCTCTGGGACTGGCTGTGCGCAAGGCCCGCAATCTGGTGCAGAAAGCCAGTGAGACCCCGCGCACCGAAGTCGGCTTCGGCCAGCTGAACATGGCCGTCAAATGCGGCTACTCCGACGCCACTTCGGGCATGTCCGGCAACCCGGTTGTCGGCCATCTGTTCGACGCTCTGGTGGACGACGGCGGCCGGTGCATGTTCGCCGAGACCACCGAGGTCATCGGCGCCGAGCACATCGTGGCCAAGCGCTTCCCGGACGAGAAGGAGCGGATCAAGTTCCTCCAGGCCGTGGAACGCGTCGAGGAGGAGGCCCGGTCCACGGGCGAGGATATCCGGACCATCAACCCGATTCCGGCCAACATCCAGGCGGGCCTGACCACCCTGGAGGAGAAATCCCTGGGCGCCATCGTCAAGTCCGGCACCCGGCCCATCCAGGGTTGCGTAAAGTACGGCGAAGTCCCCGAGGGACGCGGCCTGTACTACATGGACTCGTGGATGTCCTCCACCGCTCTCTTCCTCGGCTTCGCCGCGGCGGGCTCGGTGCTGAACATCTTCCAGGTCGGCGGCGGCTGGTTCCCGGATGACGCCATGATGCCCACGGTCAACACCGGCCTGATTACCCCTACCCTGTACATGACCGGCAACCCGCGCACGTGGGAGAAGGCCTGGCGGGAAATGGACTTCAACTCCGGGACCGTGATTACCGAAAAAGAACCGATCGCGGATGCCGGCGAGCGCCTTGTGAACGAGGTTCTGGCCTTTGCATCGGGTCGTCTGACTAAGGGTGAAACGCTCGATATTCGAGACAACATTGAGGTGTATCTCCGAGGCCCGGGTCTCTAG
- a CDS encoding CoB--CoM heterodisulfide reductase iron-sulfur subunit A family protein, which yields MNIGVFVCHCGSNIAGTVDTEAVAKAALKFREVVFATDTMYACSEPGQAGIIDAIKEYNLDGVVVASCTPRMHEATFRRTLERAGLNKYMFEMANIREHVSWVSKDKEANTRKAGELVHMAVEKLRRNDYLQAGEFEINKRVMVIGGGVAGIQAALDCADGGLEVIMVEREPSIGGKMSKLDKTFPTVDCSSCILGPKMVDVAQHPNITLYTLSEIESVKGFVGNFDVTVRRKAAYVDWDTCTGCGECTTKCPSKKTPDRFNEFIGTTTAINIPFPQAIPKKASINPEACIKLTKGKCGACAKVCPTEAIRFDQQDELVTEQVGAIIAATGYDLFDFTKYGEYGGGRYPDVITSMQYERLLSASGPTEGHIKRPSDGTEPKDIVFIQCVGSRDKSIGRPYCSGFCCMYTAKQTILTKDHMPDSQSYVFYMDIRSPGKNYDEFTRRAMEEYGARYIRGRVSAIQPKNGRYLVKGADTLLGQQVEIEADLIVLAVGAEAAKGAGELAEKLRISYDPYGFFLEGHPKLKPVETNTAGIYLAGSCQGPKDIPSSVAQGDAAAAKVLALFSKDKLASDPQVSGVKLVRCIGCGKCESVCPFGAIEMIDFRGMTKASVIETVCQGCGVCTAACPQGAIQLSHFTDNQILAEVNTLCL from the coding sequence ATGAATATCGGAGTCTTTGTCTGCCACTGCGGCAGCAACATCGCCGGAACAGTCGATACCGAGGCAGTCGCCAAGGCGGCCCTGAAATTCCGTGAAGTGGTCTTTGCCACCGACACCATGTACGCCTGCTCCGAACCGGGTCAGGCGGGCATCATCGATGCCATCAAGGAATACAACCTCGACGGCGTGGTCGTGGCTTCCTGTACCCCGCGCATGCACGAGGCGACCTTCCGGCGCACCCTGGAACGGGCGGGCCTGAACAAGTACATGTTTGAAATGGCCAACATCCGGGAGCACGTCTCCTGGGTCAGCAAGGACAAGGAGGCCAACACCCGCAAGGCCGGAGAACTGGTCCACATGGCCGTCGAGAAACTGCGCCGCAACGACTACCTCCAGGCCGGCGAGTTCGAAATCAACAAGCGGGTCATGGTCATCGGCGGCGGCGTGGCCGGAATCCAGGCAGCCCTGGACTGCGCCGACGGCGGACTCGAAGTCATCATGGTCGAGCGCGAGCCGAGCATCGGCGGCAAGATGTCCAAGCTGGACAAGACCTTCCCCACCGTTGACTGTTCGAGCTGTATCCTCGGCCCCAAGATGGTCGATGTGGCCCAGCACCCGAACATCACCCTGTACACCCTGTCCGAGATCGAATCGGTCAAGGGGTTCGTCGGCAACTTCGACGTCACCGTGCGCCGCAAGGCCGCGTACGTGGACTGGGATACCTGCACAGGCTGCGGCGAATGTACCACCAAGTGTCCGAGCAAGAAGACGCCGGACCGGTTCAACGAATTCATCGGCACGACCACGGCCATCAATATTCCGTTCCCCCAGGCCATCCCCAAGAAGGCAAGCATCAATCCCGAGGCCTGCATCAAGCTGACCAAGGGCAAGTGCGGCGCCTGCGCCAAGGTCTGCCCCACCGAAGCCATCCGCTTCGACCAGCAGGATGAACTGGTCACCGAGCAGGTAGGCGCGATCATCGCGGCCACCGGCTACGACCTGTTCGACTTCACCAAATACGGCGAATACGGCGGCGGCCGGTACCCGGACGTGATCACGTCCATGCAGTACGAACGGCTGCTCTCCGCCTCCGGTCCCACCGAGGGCCACATCAAGCGTCCCTCGGACGGCACCGAGCCCAAGGACATCGTTTTTATCCAGTGCGTCGGCTCGCGAGACAAGTCCATCGGCCGACCCTACTGTTCCGGTTTCTGCTGCATGTACACGGCCAAGCAGACCATCCTGACCAAGGACCACATGCCCGACTCCCAGTCCTATGTCTTCTACATGGACATTCGCTCGCCCGGTAAGAACTACGACGAGTTCACCCGGCGCGCCATGGAGGAGTACGGGGCCCGGTACATCCGCGGCAGAGTCTCCGCCATCCAGCCCAAGAACGGCCGCTACCTGGTCAAGGGCGCGGACACGCTGCTCGGGCAGCAGGTGGAGATCGAGGCCGACCTGATCGTTCTCGCCGTGGGGGCCGAGGCCGCCAAGGGCGCGGGCGAGCTGGCCGAAAAGCTGCGCATCTCCTACGATCCCTACGGATTCTTCCTGGAAGGCCATCCCAAACTCAAGCCGGTGGAAACCAACACCGCGGGTATCTACCTCGCAGGCTCCTGCCAGGGCCCCAAGGACATTCCGTCCTCGGTTGCCCAGGGCGACGCGGCCGCTGCCAAGGTTCTGGCCCTGTTCTCCAAGGACAAGCTGGCCAGCGATCCCCAGGTCTCCGGCGTCAAGCTGGTGCGCTGCATCGGCTGCGGCAAGTGCGAATCGGTCTGTCCCTTCGGGGCCATCGAAATGATCGATTTCCGCGGCATGACCAAGGCCTCGGTCATCGAGACCGTGTGCCAGGGCTGCGGAGTATGCACCGCCGCCTGTCCGCAGGGAGCCATCCAACTGAGCCACTTCACCGACAACCAGATACTCGCCGAGGTGAACACCTTATGTCTGTAA
- a CDS encoding 4Fe-4S dicluster domain-containing protein, producing MASSIDDLKSAIKKALPDLDTVIAWAAGPDPLSHTPLFITDEADVDRIEWDPRCSQNLAGYLPGLRGKKIGIVVKGCDARSLVELLQEKLIDREDVTIFALHCTGAVDARTVRKGLGSTRGLESVSIDGDTAHFSVNGEAKTMPLGAVLQKKCFTCTGADAEVCDHFIGEHGEPPRVSETPTTTLEELEAMSMEERLHFWEDQMSRCIRCYACRSACPLCVCQDHCAAQSREPHWVDQTDHPREKLMFQAIHALHTAGRCTECGECERACPMGLPIMTMKQALNRSIQSLFDYQAGTDPDQAPPLFEFREEEKNIKERDW from the coding sequence ATGGCATCATCCATAGATGATTTGAAATCCGCGATAAAGAAGGCGCTGCCCGACCTTGACACGGTCATTGCCTGGGCGGCCGGCCCCGACCCGCTGAGCCACACCCCGCTGTTCATCACCGATGAGGCGGACGTGGATCGCATCGAGTGGGACCCCCGCTGCTCCCAGAACCTGGCAGGCTACCTGCCCGGACTGCGCGGCAAGAAGATCGGCATCGTGGTCAAGGGCTGTGACGCCCGCTCCCTGGTCGAGCTGCTTCAGGAAAAGCTCATCGACCGTGAGGACGTCACCATCTTCGCTCTGCACTGTACGGGCGCTGTGGATGCCCGGACCGTGCGCAAGGGGCTCGGCTCCACGCGCGGCCTGGAGTCCGTCTCCATCGACGGCGACACTGCCCACTTCTCCGTGAACGGAGAGGCCAAGACCATGCCCCTGGGCGCGGTCCTGCAGAAAAAGTGCTTCACCTGCACCGGAGCCGACGCAGAAGTCTGCGATCACTTCATCGGCGAGCACGGCGAACCGCCCCGGGTCAGCGAGACTCCGACCACCACCCTGGAGGAACTGGAGGCCATGAGCATGGAGGAGAGGCTGCACTTCTGGGAAGACCAGATGAGCCGCTGCATCCGCTGCTACGCCTGCCGGTCCGCGTGTCCCCTGTGCGTTTGCCAGGACCACTGCGCGGCCCAGAGCCGTGAGCCCCACTGGGTTGATCAGACCGACCACCCCCGCGAGAAGCTCATGTTCCAGGCCATCCATGCCCTGCATACGGCCGGACGCTGCACCGAATGCGGTGAATGTGAACGAGCCTGTCCCATGGGACTGCCCATCATGACCATGAAGCAGGCCCTCAACCGGAGCATCCAGAGCCTGTTCGACTACCAGGCTGGAACCGATCCGGACCAGGCTCCGCCGCTGTTCGAGTTTCGTGAAGAGGAGAAAAACATCAAGGAGAGGGATTGGTAA
- a CDS encoding UxaA family hydrolase gives MKALIVMSSKDNVGNAIEDIVGGDEVSYTVDGEQHVFTAQDEIPFGFKAAVHDIPAGGDIIKYKEVIGRAAVDIKAGECVHIHNVEGKRGRGDIPGGQA, from the coding sequence ATGAAAGCTCTTATTGTCATGAGTTCAAAAGACAACGTCGGAAACGCCATCGAGGATATCGTTGGCGGCGACGAGGTCTCCTACACCGTGGACGGCGAACAACACGTGTTCACCGCCCAGGATGAAATTCCATTCGGTTTCAAGGCTGCCGTGCACGACATCCCCGCGGGCGGCGATATCATCAAGTACAAAGAGGTGATCGGACGCGCCGCCGTGGACATCAAGGCCGGCGAGTGCGTGCACATTCACAACGTCGAAGGCAAGCGGGGACGCGGCGATATCCCGGGAGGACAGGCATGA
- a CDS encoding 4Fe-4S dicluster domain-containing protein, translating into MPTARYIADDKLMPWLLSLTESRQVLAPVEVGGQTLFAPLNADSKLDLKGLADASAKATLLPRCETLFEFHYSKTDGVPSKTELEVRETLPDQETFLFGARPCDAKGFTVFDRVYDGGSRRDIYYCTRRDKTIVATLACTDPADTCFCNRVGGGPGDTDGSDILFTPVDGGYVIEPITDRGEAFLADQPLVEAEDRKEEARKVREEVAKAMPDEGPLGGAEGRVLELFDDKEFWGGVADKCLSCGACSYLCPTCYCFNMTDEIKGDDGVRVRTWDNCMSFQFTLEGSGHNPRDGKAQRMRNRIGHKFSYYPELHDGNLACVGCGRCIMHCPVSMDVRSIVAQASDRALDKQEHSND; encoded by the coding sequence ATGCCCACTGCACGATATATCGCCGACGACAAGCTCATGCCCTGGCTCCTGTCCCTGACCGAATCCCGTCAGGTTCTGGCTCCGGTGGAAGTGGGCGGACAGACCCTGTTCGCGCCCCTGAACGCCGACAGCAAGCTGGATCTGAAAGGACTGGCCGACGCTTCGGCCAAGGCCACTCTGCTCCCCCGTTGTGAAACCCTGTTCGAGTTCCACTACTCCAAGACCGACGGCGTGCCGTCCAAAACCGAACTCGAAGTCCGCGAAACCCTGCCCGACCAGGAGACCTTCCTGTTCGGAGCCCGGCCCTGCGACGCCAAGGGATTCACCGTGTTCGACCGTGTTTACGACGGCGGCAGCCGCCGGGACATCTACTACTGTACCCGGCGGGACAAGACCATCGTGGCCACGCTGGCCTGCACCGACCCAGCGGACACCTGCTTCTGCAACCGCGTGGGCGGCGGCCCCGGCGACACCGACGGCTCGGACATCCTGTTCACGCCCGTGGACGGCGGGTATGTCATCGAACCCATCACCGACCGCGGCGAGGCCTTCCTGGCTGATCAGCCCCTGGTGGAGGCCGAAGACCGCAAGGAAGAGGCCCGCAAGGTTCGCGAGGAAGTGGCCAAGGCCATGCCGGACGAGGGTCCCCTCGGCGGCGCTGAAGGCCGGGTGCTCGAACTCTTCGACGACAAGGAGTTCTGGGGCGGCGTAGCGGACAAATGTCTCAGCTGCGGCGCGTGCAGCTACCTCTGTCCGACCTGCTACTGCTTCAACATGACCGACGAAATCAAAGGCGATGACGGTGTCCGGGTGCGAACCTGGGACAACTGCATGTCCTTCCAGTTCACCCTGGAAGGCAGCGGCCACAACCCGCGCGACGGGAAGGCCCAGCGCATGCGCAACCGCATCGGCCACAAGTTCAGCTACTACCCCGAACTGCACGACGGTAACCTCGCCTGCGTTGGATGCGGACGGTGCATCATGCATTGCCCTGTATCCATGGACGTCCGGTCCATCGTCGCCCAAGCGAGTGACCGCGCCTTGGACAAACAGGAGCATTCCAATGACTAG
- a CDS encoding FAD/NAD(P)-binding protein — translation MTSTEATNLYLPDMGTIQEVIEETPNIKTFRITLNDPDAMKNFRFEPGQVGQLSVFGVGESTFVINSSPTRMDYLQFSVMRVGELTEKLHKLRPGDQVGVRAPLGNCFPYKEMKGKDIVFVGGGIGMAPLRTLLMYMLDNRDDYGKITLLYGARSPYDMAFSYELPDWLERDDMTTELTVDNGTPEWKHHVGLIPNVLKEMAPSAENAFAVTCGPPIMIKFTIEALHTLGFQDEQIITTLEKRMKCGVGICGRCNIGTKYVCKDGPVFTNAQLKQLPNEM, via the coding sequence ATGACTAGCACCGAAGCGACCAATCTGTATCTTCCCGACATGGGGACAATCCAGGAAGTGATTGAGGAGACGCCGAACATCAAAACGTTCCGCATCACCCTCAATGATCCCGATGCCATGAAGAACTTCCGGTTTGAACCGGGGCAGGTAGGACAGTTGTCCGTCTTCGGCGTGGGCGAATCCACTTTCGTCATCAACTCCTCCCCGACCCGCATGGACTACCTGCAGTTCAGCGTCATGCGCGTGGGCGAGCTGACCGAAAAGCTGCACAAGCTGCGCCCCGGCGACCAGGTCGGCGTGCGCGCTCCCCTGGGCAACTGCTTCCCCTACAAGGAAATGAAGGGCAAGGACATTGTCTTTGTCGGCGGCGGCATCGGCATGGCACCGCTGCGGACCCTGCTCATGTACATGCTCGACAACCGCGACGACTACGGCAAGATCACCCTGCTCTACGGCGCGCGCAGCCCCTACGACATGGCTTTCAGCTATGAGCTGCCCGACTGGCTGGAGCGTGATGATATGACCACCGAACTGACCGTGGACAACGGCACTCCAGAATGGAAGCACCATGTGGGTCTGATCCCCAACGTGCTCAAGGAGATGGCCCCCTCGGCCGAGAACGCCTTTGCCGTAACCTGCGGTCCGCCGATCATGATCAAATTCACCATCGAGGCCCTGCACACGCTGGGCTTCCAGGACGAGCAGATCATCACGACTCTGGAGAAAAGAATGAAGTGCGGAGTGGGCATTTGCGGACGGTGCAACATCGGCACCAAGTACGTCTGCAAGGACGGCCCGGTCTTCACCAACGCGCAGCTCAAGCAGTTGCCCAACGAAATGTAG